The following proteins are co-located in the Telopea speciosissima isolate NSW1024214 ecotype Mountain lineage chromosome 9, Tspe_v1, whole genome shotgun sequence genome:
- the LOC122640310 gene encoding uncharacterized protein LOC122640310 has translation MAIEDPLTEEREEKMVSSSGEYTTLRIGRFLKPCADCPVQAASLPHAPLLSETMSQNHTKWPLEVRFKGCYLQQRKWKELVDRLARKHEFIWKKAGIYHAILSSTYPIQIDRELLLGLSEFWCSGTNTFVFPWGEATMTLEDILVLGGFSIEEKLIAEHKQFSRSRAKKAEQSAWINRFMSNEAEGETEELEHVALLVLRLSRFCFPSHPGKVIGKHVFSVAVHLSQGTRLALAPAILASLYKDLRFIHEQLPHVKSMLKQIENFEWRPYVSTVNNWSCPSFYKEREELLNNGSHLEDDELQAFVRCLRSCELVGLDCVEQYLPHRVARQFGIDQDLPGHFPRVNSDRKIAWGSYDHNVRDPRPYIRSRFIETNFTQRYVNWWKECMVVPREAIKDLLEKRERKKKNFEVNEAWKDEEQSNRDRWGDHPLGFAPKKTNFIREKHSDVGEDTGHYESIEAQRKRKSGSAKTQKPGDGKRKKTSRTSKLSNSKALLLVEEKPESQKEEENSKELMPIWNDTDHQFDEEDEEDDDYTPIAELRKRRSGSVKTKEPGNGKWEMTAQPISFYNSKGIGAD, from the exons ATGGCGATTGAAGATCCTCttacagaggagagagaggagaagatggtATCTTCAAGCGGTGAGTATACAACACTCAGAATTGGAAGATTCCTCAAGCCTTGTGCTGATTGTCCTGTACAAGCAGCATCACTACCTCACGCTCCCCTCTTATCTGAAACAATGTCTCAAAATCATACAAAATGGCCTTTAGAGGTTCGATTCAAGGGTTGCTACCTGCAACAGAGAAAGTGGAAAGAATTGGTTGATCGTTTGGCAAGGAAACATGAATTTATATGGAAAAAAGCAGGTATTTACCATGCAATCCTAAGTTCCACATATCCTATCCAAATAGATCGGGAACTACTTCTTGGGCTCTCAGAATTTTGGTGTTCAGGCACCAACACCTTTGTATTTCCATGGGGAGAAGCCACAATGACATTAGAGGATATATTGGTTCTTGGTGGATTCTCT ATAGAGGAGAAATTGATTGCAGAGCACAAACAGTTCAGTCGAAGCAGAGCTAAAAAGGCTGAACAGTCAGCTTGGATCAACCGATTCATGAGTAACGAGGCAGAGGGAGAGACAGAGGAGCTAGAACACGTAGCACTTCTGGTGTTGCGGTTGTCTAGGTTTTGTTTCCCTTCTCACCCGGGAAAAGTAATAGGGAAACATGTATTCTCTGTCGCCGTTCACTTGTCCCAAGGAACTCGTCTGGCTCTTGCACCTGCAATTCTCGCCAGTCTTTACAAAGACCTTCGGTTCATCCATGAGCAG CTTCCACATGTGAAGTCTATGCTTAAACAGATTGAGAATTTTGAATGGCGGCCTTATGTGTCTACTGTTAACAACTGGTCATGTCCTTCTTTCTACAAAGAGAGGGAAGAGCTACTAAACAATGGTTCTCACCTCGAAGATGATGAACTACAGGCCTTTGTTCGTTGCTTAAGGAGCTGTGAACTTGTTGGGTTGGATTGTGTGGAACAGTATCTACCGCACCGGGTGGCGAGACAGTTTGGGATTGATCAAGATCTTCCCGGACATTTCCCCCGAGTTAATTCAGACAGGAAAATTGCTTGGGGTAGCTATGATCACAATGTGAGGGACCCAAGGCCTTACATTCGCTCCAGATTTATAGAGACAAATTTCACACAGAGATATGTTAATTGGTGGAAGGAATGTATGGTAGTCCCCAGAGAGGCGATCAAGGATCTcttggagaaaagagagaggaagaagaagaatttcgAGGTTAATGAAGCTTGGAAAGATGAGGAACAGAGTAATCGTGACAGATGGGGTGATCATCCACTGGGATTTGCTCCCAAAAAAACCAATTTCATAAGGGAGAAGCATTCTGATGTTGGGGAGGACACCGGACATTATGAGTCCATTGAGgcacaaaggaaaagaaaaagtggaTCAGCAAAGACCCAGAAACCTGGTGATGgtaagaggaagaagacttccCGAACAAGTAAATTGTCCAATTCCAAAGCATTGCTGCTGGTTGAAGAGAAACCAGAaagccaaaaagaagaagaaaattcgaAGGAACTTATGCCCATTTGGAATGATACTGATCACCAATttgatgaggaagatgaggaggaCGATGATTATACGCCCATTGCAGAactaaggaaaagaagaagtggATCAGTTAAGACCAAGGAACCTGGTAATGGTAAGTGGGAGATGACTGCCCAACCAATTAGTTTCTATAACTCAAAAGGCATTGGTGCAGATTGA